A section of the Cololabis saira isolate AMF1-May2022 chromosome 16, fColSai1.1, whole genome shotgun sequence genome encodes:
- the sav1 gene encoding protein salvador homolog 1, translating into MLSRKKSKSEASKPAEVPGKYVKKETSPLLRNLMPSFIRHGPTIPRRTEGPPPEMGPSSYPVAAGRESAVSRNKNVLRPPVQRPPHEVARRESHRMSAPPYLPRSLGDLSHEYRGSTQSFLTDLGHMSENGDAARYYYAPEAYYDGQQQQQRQQQQQQQQQQQQQQQQQQQQQPRRAPERFPEDYRYYEHNEHNFQRVPRQHTPPAPSRPPSGIGRIQAKSLGNLSSLAAEDLPLPGGWTVDWTIRGRKYYIDHNTNTTHWSHPLEREGLPPGWEKVESAEFGVYYVDHINKRAQYRHPCAPSVPRYDQPPPLPPPVTYQPRPADRNQPVLVPANPYHTAEIPDWLQVYARAPLKYDHILKWELFQLADLDTYQGMLKLLFMKELEHIVKSYEAYRQALLSEVESRQQRQQWYSQQPGQSFPGGGERVAAPR; encoded by the exons ATCTGATGCCCTCATTCATCCGTCATGGACCCACGATTCCCAGACGAACGGAGGGCCCCCCGCCCGAGATGGGACCGTCCTCCTACCCGGTGGCCGCCGGCCGGGAGTCGGCGGTGTCCCGCAACAAGAACGTCCTCCGGCCACCGGTGCAGAGGCCGCCGCACGAGGTCGCCCGCAGGGAGAGCCACCGCATGTCTGCGCCGCCGTACCTGCCCCGCAGCCTGGGGGACCTGTCGCACGAGTACCGCGGCTCCACGCAGTCCTTCCTCACCGACCTGGGCCACATGTCCGAGAACGGAGACGCGGCGCGCTACTACTACGCGCCTGAAGCGTATTACGacggccagcagcagcagcagcgccagcagcagcaacagcagcagcagcagcagcagcagcagcagcagcagcagcagcagcagcagcccaggAGAGCACCAGAGCGCTTTCCTGAGGACTATAGATACTATGAACACAATGAACACAACTTCCAAAGAGTTCCCCGCCAGCACACGCCCCCAGCTCCGAGCCGGCCCCCCTCAG GCATAGGTCGCATCCAGGCCAAGTCCCTGGGGAACCTGTCCAGCCTGGCGGCCGAGGACCTGCCGCTGCCGGGCGGCTGGACCGTGGACTGGACCATCCGCGGCAGGAAGTACTACATCGACCACAACACCAACACCACGCACTGGAGCCACCCGCTGGAGCGGGAGGGGCTGCCGCCGGGCTGGGAGAAGGTGGAGTCGGCCGAGTTCGGGGTCTACTACGTGGACCACATCAACAAGAGGGCGCAGTACCGCCACCCCTGCGCCCCCAG CGTCCCCCGCTACGACCAGCCGCCGCCGCTGCCGCCGCCCGTCACCTACCAGCCCCGTCCGGCTGACAGGAACCAGCCGGTGCTGGTGCCGGCCAACCCGTACCACACGGCTGAGATCCCGGACTGGCTGCAGGTCTACGCCCGGGCCCCGCTCAA gTACGACCACATCCTGAAGTGGGAGCTGTTCCAGCTGGCCGACCTGGACACGTACCAGGGGATGCTGAAGCTGCTGTTCATGAAGGAGCTGGAGCACATCGTGAAGTCGTACGAGGCGTACCGGCAGGCGCTGCTGTCCGAGGTGGAGTCgcggcagcagcggcagcagtgGTACTCCCAGCAGCCGGGCCAGAGCTTCCCGGGCGGGGGGGAACGCGTGGCCGCGCCCCGCTGA